One Mastomys coucha isolate ucsf_1 unplaced genomic scaffold, UCSF_Mcou_1 pScaffold7, whole genome shotgun sequence genomic window, AAACAcaagtcaaatatatatataaactcacaaagactgtggAAACATGCATAGTGACTGCATAGGTTTGAGTCAGATGGGATTCCTGAGAGAGGGATCCCATCTCTAATCAAGAAGCTATCTCTAATTGAAATctgcttataaaagaaaattagtttcTTCCAATGGGGTCTCACTGAGTTATCCATGTTTAGTGTAGGTCCCATGCCCCACAGTAGATGGCCaatacaaaataaactcaatggGGTTTTTGTATTTTGTCTCAGATTGCTTTTTTTGAAcatctttttgtcttattggtatTTCCTTACATATATTGTGATTTCTACTTTTGTGGACTTATGcagtgtatttgtatgtgtgttttgtgtgtgtttcttgttttattctggtttgttGGGCTTTTTAATGGATGTTTATTCTTCTGTCTGTTTTctgatgagagaaaagaaagggaatggaGTTTTGTGAGGAGCAAAGTAGGGAAGATATGAAAGGAGGTAGGGAagaagaaactgtaatcagaatacatttatataaacttttttcaataaaaaatgcgttgtaaaaaaaagaaagacagagttgGACACCATAAACTCTGCCGTGATTAAGGGGAAGCCAGTCTGCATCATGTCATCTCAGAGGGATCCCTCTTTGAGAATGTCTGGTGTGGCAAATGTCTTCATCAAGAACCTGGACAAATCTATAGATAGCGAGGCACTGGGTGACACTTTCTCTGCCTTTGGAAACATCCTGTCCTGTAAGGTGGTTTGTGATGAGAACGGCTCTAAGGGCTATGCTTTTGTCCACTTCGAGAACCAAGAGGATGCCNNNNNNNNNNNNNNNNNNNNNNNNNNNNNNNNNNNNNNNNNNNNNNNNNNNNNNNNNNNNNNNNNNNNNNNNNNNNNNNNNNNNNNNNNNNNNNNNNNNNNNNNNNNNNNNNNNNNNNNNNNNNNNNNNNNNNNNNNNNNNNNNNNNNNNNNNNNNNNNNNNNNNNNNNNNNNNNNNNNNNNNNNNNNNNNNNNNNNNNNNNNNNNNNNNNNNNNNNNNNNNNNNNNNNNNNNNNNNNNNNNNNNNNNNNNNNNNNNNNNNNNNNNNNNNNNNNNNNNNNNNNNNNNNNNNNNNNNNNNNNNNNNNNNNNNNNNNNNNNNNNNNNNNNNNNNNNNNNNNNNNNNNNNNNNNNNNNNNNNNNNNNNNNNNNNNNNNNNNNNNNNNNNNNNNNNNNNNNNNNNNNNNNNNNNNNNNNNNNNNNNNNNNNNNNNNNNNNNNNNNNNNNNNNNNNNNNNNNNNNNNNNNNAGGGTTTGGctttgtctgtttctcttctcctGAAGAGGCAGCCAACGCGATCACCAAGATGAACAGACGCATAGTGGGCTCCAAACCACTGTACGTCGCCATGGCCCAGAAAAAGGAAGACCGGAAGGCTTACTTGACTAACCAGTATATGCAACATGTGGCTGGAATGAGAGCACTCCCTGCCAATGCCATCTTAAATCAGTTCCATCCTGCAGCTGGTGGCTACTTGGTGCCCGAGATTCCGCAGGCTGAGGGAAGACCTCCATACTACACGCCTAACCAGTTAGCACAAATGAGGCCTAATCCACACTGGCAGCAAGGCAGGAGACCTCAAGGCTTCCAAGGAGTGCCAAGTGCCCTGCGGCAGTCTGGGCCTCGTACAGCTCTTCGACATCTGGCTCCAACTGGGTCTGAGTGTCCGGACCACTTGGCTATGGACTTTGGTGGGGCTGGTGCCACGCAGCAAGGGCTGACTGACAGCTGCCAGTCTGGAGGCATCCCTACAGCTGTGCCAAACCTTGTGCCTGGTGCTGCagttgcttctgctgctgctcccaTGGCTGAGGCACCATACAAGTATGCCTCCAATGTTAGAAGCCCGCATCCTGCCATCCAGCCCCTGCCGGCCCCACAGCCTGCAGTCCATGTCCAGGGTCAGGAGCCCCTGACTGCCTCCATGCTGGCTGCAGTGCCTccccaggagcagaagcagatgCTGGGGGTGCGACTGTACCCACTTATCCAAACAACGCTTTCAAACATGACTGGAAAAATTACGGGGATGCTGCTGGAAATGGACAACTCTGAGCTGCTGCACATGCTGGAGTCCCCTGAGTCCCTCCGTTTCCAGGTGGGTGAAGCTGTGGCAGTCCTGCATGCTTATCATGCCAATAAAGAAGCTGCTCAGAAGGTGGgaactgttgctgctgctacctCTTAGACAAGAAAAAAGAGTCAAAAGCCAAGTAACCCCTCATGGCATCCAGCTAAGGTCTGAAGAAATCCTCCACACTGGAGACCCAAGTTGCAAGCAAACTCAATAGGTCATTTTGTGTCAGAAGTCAGTTACGAAGCACCTGGAAGTTTTCAATTAGAAGAATTTATGTCTGGGTTCTGTTGTGGCCCAGAtggtaacttttttttctattgtggtatctgtttttttcccccatctcAGAAATTGGTTTTGATGTACCCAAGATGTTAGGTTTgtcaataaaggaaataaaatttctataaaaaaaaaaaaaaaaaaaaaaaaaaaaaaaagaaagacagagacctgggCTCTGAGACAGAGACTGTGGCTAAAGTGTTGGTTGGGTTCACTTTGGGAAACAATTGCATGGAAAAGCACAACAAATTCAAAAGCATTCAGCAGAGACCTGGAGGGCAGGCTCAAAATTATGTTGCATATAGAGCAATTGAAAGAATGACAGGTGTTCAGTCTGGAAAACTAAGTCCAAAAGAGACTAAGCCAGCTGCCTGCAACATTTGAAGGACTGTCATGAggataatacatacatacaactagTGCTCCATGACTTAGGCTCTAAAAAGAGAAGTGACAGATTTCAATCCAAACTACAACACCAGAAGATGGGTTTCTTGGTAGCTGTGAAATGGTTGAGACATTTTTTTGGATATACAGGACCAACATAAAGGTATGTGTTAAATGTTCTCCCAGATTGGTTTTAAATATAAGACTCCATCATTCTTTGGTCCGGTGACATGAGCTCTTTCCAAAAGGCAGTAACTGTTGCTAGTAGGATTTTCAGAGATTGTTGCAGttatcatacatatttttaaagaactctcTGGAAGTGTAGGCTATTGCAAAAAGGAATCCCTTTCTTGAtagttttatttactcattcatcaTATTCCTCTTGCCTGCCATATTCTGGTGTACTCATCTAAGTGTAGAggctttaaatgtttaaaatttcaaatttaaaaagtaatctcTGATTCAGGAGGCTTATAATGCAAAGGCTGGAAGTAGGTGATAAATACATATGTCACACTATGCTAATGCCTGCGGAAGAAAtaacacagaaggaaaagaaaatgaaacagagcaGATAAAGAAGAATGTTTCACTGGCATGTTAGTGAGAAGTCTCTAAAGGAAGACAATTGGATGAAAATATGAATAGAATTCTGGATGGGCTGCCAAGCAAAAGATCACTCCAGGCAGAGGGAATAGTTAATGCAGTATTTGATGATCAGCAAATGTCATGTAGATGGAGCAGAATATTCAATGGAAAGTGTCATAAGTGATGTGGTC contains:
- the LOC116081972 gene encoding polyadenylate-binding protein 4-like; its protein translation is MSSQRDPSLRMSGVANVFIKNLDKSIDSEALGDTFSAFGNILSCKVVCDENGSKGFGFVCFSSPEEAANAITKMNRRIVGSKPLYVAMAQKKEDRKAYLTNQYMQHVAGMRALPANAILNQFHPAAGGYLVPEIPQAEGRPPYYTPNQLAQMRPNPHWQQGRRPQGFQGVPSALRQSGPRTALRHLAPTGSECPDHLAMDFGGAGATQQGLTDSCQSGGIPTAVPNLVPGAAVASAAAPMAEAPYKYASNVRSPHPAIQPLPAPQPAVHVQGQEPLTASMLAAVPPQEQKQMLGVRLYPLIQTTLSNMTGKITGMLLEMDNSELLHMLESPESLRFQVGEAVAVLHAYHANKEAAQKVGTVAAATS